In one bacterium genomic region, the following are encoded:
- a CDS encoding type IV secretory system conjugative DNA transfer family protein gives MEAIFSIIGAVLSIIGIALFQYWGWTLIAGYLIWQIWQNKRKVAFVETTEHTMLQIIVPKNNDKKELSAEQLFASLHGILRPKSEIERDGSIQEHISFEIVSEQNVINFYVWVPTHLKDYVESQVYAQYPTVQILADVEDYAKRDIGDQLSVVSEIKTTKDFIFPIKTFTTFEVDPLAGITTVLATLQPNEQLWVQYMMRPVDDSWHARSLSYVSELKNGKKSSIFDNWQQRLLLLPLEAILYFIQALVNPPQPKEKKEEKKEMTPGQTTIASAIETKAEKIGYEVKIRVVYIGDSADLAKQRLQALYGGFKQFNTINLNGLSGGGYDTTAESLQEYRARYFEGGGFILNVEELASLYHLPHTSVETPNIAWTTTKVGEPPTNLPTLANTPQEALSLIGTTTFRQTNVKFGIKRDDRKRHLYIIGKSGSGKSFALLLLTLSDIYHNQGFAIVDPHGDFAQDALKYIPEHRHQDVVYFNPSDFEHPISFNPMENADPNMRASIASEIIGVLKKMFAESWGPRLEHILRFTLLALLETPDANLMGITRMLTDKNFRKKVVDQITDVTVKAFWINEFASWNDKFATEAVAPILNKVGAFTANPLIRNVIGQKKSSFDIRQIMDEGKILICDLSRGRLGEDNAATLGALLITKIQLAAMSRANIPLDQRRPFYLYVDEFQNFATDSFAVILSEARKYGLYLTVANQYVAQMQQEVRDAVFGNVGSMITFRVGADDATALARYFEPIFEPGDLTNLSLQNIYVTMSIDGETSIPFSAKTLRVPDPEADNAQKIIELSRQRFNSNREEVEQVIAEWNNMSEKPTEQGGRHSTDNLPAAEGEPKPAHVQTRPTPAVSGAQPKNYSEMMRQNTQHKSNTNRKPSDKPANRKRKRR, from the coding sequence ATGGAAGCAATATTCTCAATAATTGGCGCCGTTTTATCAATAATCGGTATTGCACTGTTTCAGTACTGGGGCTGGACTCTAATTGCTGGTTATCTTATCTGGCAAATCTGGCAAAATAAACGCAAAGTGGCATTTGTTGAAACTACCGAACATACCATGTTGCAAATTATCGTACCTAAAAATAATGATAAAAAAGAACTTTCAGCCGAACAGTTATTTGCAAGTTTACATGGTATTTTACGCCCTAAATCCGAAATTGAACGTGATGGATCTATCCAGGAACATATAAGCTTTGAGATTGTCTCTGAGCAAAATGTAATTAATTTTTACGTTTGGGTTCCTACTCACTTAAAAGACTATGTCGAAAGCCAGGTATATGCCCAGTACCCCACGGTACAGATCCTTGCCGATGTAGAGGACTATGCCAAGCGCGATATCGGCGACCAACTTAGTGTGGTAAGCGAGATTAAAACAACTAAAGACTTTATCTTCCCAATTAAAACATTTACTACCTTTGAAGTTGATCCTCTTGCTGGCATTACTACGGTGCTTGCCACCTTACAACCCAATGAACAGCTTTGGGTACAATACATGATGCGCCCCGTGGATGATTCTTGGCATGCGCGTAGCTTATCTTATGTTTCAGAGCTTAAAAATGGTAAAAAGAGTAGTATTTTTGATAATTGGCAGCAACGCCTCCTCTTATTACCACTAGAGGCAATTCTGTATTTTATCCAGGCTCTAGTAAACCCACCTCAGCCCAAGGAAAAGAAGGAAGAAAAGAAAGAGATGACGCCAGGTCAGACGACAATAGCTTCCGCTATCGAGACCAAAGCTGAAAAAATTGGCTACGAAGTAAAAATACGTGTCGTCTATATTGGCGACTCAGCCGATCTTGCCAAACAACGCCTGCAAGCCCTCTATGGTGGCTTCAAGCAGTTTAATACTATAAATCTGAATGGTCTAAGCGGTGGGGGATACGACACGACCGCAGAGAGCTTACAGGAGTACCGAGCTCGTTACTTTGAAGGCGGTGGTTTTATCTTAAACGTTGAAGAGCTTGCCAGTCTCTACCACCTACCGCACACCAGTGTTGAAACACCAAATATTGCCTGGACCACCACCAAGGTAGGGGAGCCACCAACCAATCTACCAACCCTGGCTAACACTCCACAGGAAGCGCTATCGTTAATTGGCACCACTACCTTCCGTCAAACCAATGTAAAATTTGGTATTAAAAGGGACGACCGCAAACGACACCTCTATATTATCGGAAAATCTGGCTCCGGTAAGAGCTTTGCCTTACTCCTGTTAACTCTCTCCGATATCTATCATAATCAAGGTTTTGCAATTGTCGATCCACACGGTGATTTTGCTCAAGATGCCCTAAAATATATCCCCGAACACCGTCATCAAGATGTAGTTTACTTCAACCCGTCAGATTTTGAGCACCCCATCTCATTTAACCCGATGGAAAATGCCGACCCCAATATGCGCGCCTCAATTGCCTCTGAGATTATTGGTGTTTTAAAGAAGATGTTTGCCGAATCTTGGGGGCCTCGTCTGGAGCATATCTTGCGCTTTACACTCCTAGCTCTACTTGAAACTCCTGATGCCAACCTGATGGGCATCACTCGCATGTTAACCGATAAAAACTTCCGTAAAAAAGTGGTCGACCAAATAACTGATGTTACTGTAAAAGCATTTTGGATAAATGAATTTGCTAGCTGGAATGATAAATTTGCCACCGAAGCTGTGGCGCCAATCCTTAATAAGGTTGGGGCCTTCACCGCCAACCCATTAATTCGTAATGTAATCGGACAAAAAAAATCTAGCTTTGACATTCGGCAGATAATGGATGAAGGCAAAATTCTAATTTGTGATTTATCACGCGGACGACTCGGGGAAGATAATGCTGCTACACTCGGGGCACTCCTAATTACTAAAATTCAGCTAGCCGCTATGAGCCGAGCCAACATTCCGCTTGACCAACGTCGCCCATTTTATCTCTACGTCGATGAGTTTCAGAACTTTGCTACCGACTCCTTTGCTGTCATTCTCTCTGAAGCCCGTAAGTATGGCTTGTACTTAACTGTAGCCAACCAATACGTGGCCCAGATGCAGCAAGAGGTGAGAGACGCTGTTTTTGGTAATGTTGGCTCTATGATTACCTTTAGAGTGGGGGCCGATGATGCTACTGCGCTAGCACGCTATTTTGAACCCATCTTTGAGCCAGGCGATCTAACCAACCTGTCTTTGCAAAACATCTATGTAACTATGTCGATTGATGGCGAAACAAGTATTCCATTCTCTGCTAAAACTCTCCGGGTGCCAGACCCTGAAGCGGATAATGCTCAAAAGATTATTGAGCTATCGCGCCAGCGCTTTAACAGCAATAGGGAAGAGGTGGAGCAGGTAATTGCCGAATGGAACAATATGTCAGAAAAACCGACCGAGCAGGGTGGTAGACACTCCACAGATAATCTACCAGCAGCTGAAGGAGAACCTAAGCCGGCTCACGTACAAACCCGCCCTACTCCTGCAGTGTCCGGCGCCCAGCCCAAGAACTACTCTGAAATGATGCGCCAGAATACTCAACACAAATCCAATACCAACCGTAAGCCATCTGACAAACCAGCTAATCGTAAGCGTAAACGTCGATAA
- a CDS encoding penicillin-binding protein 2, which produces MSNIRLYVLAAAFLLPVLIIFGRLVTVQVLKHSFYAEKASAQQSRQFEIPAKRGELYVEDNGELYPVALNNSLKYVYADPQLIEDPDKASTELAPILDLGQASLEKSLTFTGKNRYVELKQAVDKETAKKIAELRLRGVVLRDRDYRSYPEGALFGHLTGYVNNDGKGQYGLEEYLNADLSGRNGMLKAITDSQGVPLSTQDNVIEEPRNGTSYVLTVDRYIQGIAEKALKTAVSDNKAASGSIIVMDPHTGAIKAMVNTPDYDPNHYTQVKPDNYASFLNSAITSQFEPGSGFKPLTMSIGIENKKVDQHTGFNDTGEVVIGEYTIHNADKKKFGQVDMALVIKNSINTGMVYILKLMGGNPNEITRAGKEMLYAGIQKFGFGQKTGVELAGEAAGRVKDPKAADIDYANMTFGQGIATTSLQMVTAMSSIANGGVKVEPHILAKKVLANGELETVHKNFANDRVMSKETADTVANMMIGVVEGGSGYLTRMPGYKIAGKTGTAQVPKANGQGYEENKNIGSFIGFAPVGDPKFIMLVRVDYPQTNTYAERSAVPAFAEVAKQLFSYYQVPPEGS; this is translated from the coding sequence ATGAGTAATATCCGGCTCTATGTTTTGGCGGCAGCCTTTTTGTTGCCAGTACTGATTATTTTTGGCCGATTGGTTACGGTGCAGGTCTTAAAGCACAGTTTTTATGCTGAGAAAGCTTCGGCTCAGCAATCACGCCAGTTTGAGATTCCAGCAAAACGTGGCGAACTATACGTTGAAGATAATGGTGAGCTGTACCCGGTTGCGCTCAATAATTCACTTAAGTATGTCTACGCCGATCCACAGCTCATTGAAGATCCGGACAAAGCCTCAACCGAGCTCGCACCAATCCTGGACTTAGGCCAGGCTTCATTAGAGAAAAGCCTGACTTTTACCGGGAAAAACCGTTATGTTGAGCTAAAACAGGCAGTTGACAAGGAGACGGCCAAGAAAATTGCCGAACTAAGACTACGCGGTGTAGTGTTGCGCGATCGAGATTATCGATCTTATCCAGAAGGAGCGTTATTTGGGCATTTGACAGGCTACGTAAATAATGATGGCAAGGGGCAGTATGGCTTGGAGGAGTATCTAAATGCCGATCTATCTGGACGTAATGGGATGTTAAAAGCGATTACTGATAGTCAGGGTGTGCCTCTTTCAACTCAGGATAATGTCATTGAGGAGCCACGTAATGGTACCTCGTATGTATTGACGGTCGATCGCTATATTCAGGGGATTGCCGAAAAAGCCCTCAAAACAGCGGTCTCCGACAATAAGGCGGCTAGTGGGAGCATTATTGTCATGGATCCTCACACTGGAGCGATTAAGGCTATGGTAAATACGCCAGATTATGATCCGAACCATTACACTCAAGTAAAACCCGATAATTATGCTAGCTTTTTAAATAGTGCAATTACTAGTCAGTTTGAGCCTGGTTCTGGCTTCAAGCCACTAACTATGTCGATTGGTATTGAAAATAAAAAGGTTGATCAGCACACTGGTTTTAATGATACTGGCGAAGTGGTGATAGGTGAGTATACTATCCACAATGCTGATAAGAAAAAATTTGGCCAGGTAGATATGGCATTAGTTATTAAAAATTCTATCAATACTGGAATGGTTTATATTTTAAAGCTGATGGGGGGTAATCCGAATGAGATTACTCGGGCCGGCAAGGAGATGCTTTACGCCGGCATCCAGAAGTTTGGCTTTGGGCAGAAGACTGGCGTTGAGCTTGCCGGCGAGGCGGCCGGCCGCGTGAAGGATCCAAAGGCAGCTGATATTGATTACGCCAACATGACATTTGGGCAGGGTATTGCCACTACTAGCCTACAGATGGTTACAGCTATGTCTTCGATCGCTAATGGTGGCGTAAAAGTGGAGCCACATATCCTAGCTAAGAAGGTCTTAGCCAATGGTGAGCTAGAAACAGTACATAAGAATTTTGCTAACGATCGAGTGATGAGTAAGGAAACTGCCGACACGGTAGCAAATATGATGATTGGCGTAGTGGAAGGTGGGTCGGGATATCTTACTCGGATGCCGGGGTATAAGATTGCTGGTAAGACTGGTACAGCCCAGGTACCAAAAGCCAATGGACAAGGTTATGAGGAGAATAAAAATATTGGTAGTTTCATCGGATTTGCACCGGTGGGGGATCCGAAATTTATTATGCTCGTTCGGGTTGATTATCCACAAACCAACACTTATGCCGAGCGCAGTGCAGTACCAGCTTTTGCCGAGGTGGCTAAACAATTATTTAGTTACTATCAAGTGCCTCCAGAGGGGAGCTAG
- a CDS encoding cell division/cell wall cluster transcriptional repressor MraZ: MDYFERRLDTKNRLTIPSALHKELGREVVITRGFGQYLHLYPKKIWDQDMEQALRGDILDERIADLNVQFRTGRVETTLDTKQGRITLEPHHLAYAGIGRDVVATRAGRYFRLMAK, translated from the coding sequence ATGGATTATTTCGAACGACGCCTTGACACCAAAAACCGCCTAACTATTCCAAGCGCTCTACATAAGGAGCTTGGACGAGAAGTGGTAATTACACGCGGTTTTGGACAGTACCTTCACTTGTATCCTAAAAAGATTTGGGATCAGGACATGGAACAGGCATTGCGCGGTGATATTCTCGATGAGAGAATAGCCGATTTAAATGTTCAGTTTCGGACTGGTAGAGTTGAGACCACGCTTGATACTAAGCAAGGTCGGATCACACTCGAACCCCATCATCTGGCTTATGCCGGCATTGGTCGCGATGTTGTTGCGACGCGAGCCGGACGCTACTTCAGATTAATGGCGAAGTAG
- a CDS encoding VIT1/CCC1 transporter family protein yields the protein MPAHKKRRKKQQITSSYIRSSFFGVEDSLVSTTGLIAGISAGTSEVKFILLAGFVAVAVEAISMAAGEFLSEETEQDLNRSKRHSSPIIGGIIMFVSYAVAGMIPILPILFFPIDQAIYVSMIAALVGLFILGLIKGALTKRRIIRSGIQVLLVGGTAAAIGSAVGILFKQ from the coding sequence ATGCCAGCACACAAGAAACGCCGAAAGAAACAACAAATTACCTCGAGCTACATCCGGTCGAGTTTTTTTGGCGTAGAAGATAGTCTGGTCTCAACAACCGGCCTAATCGCTGGAATTTCTGCTGGCACTAGTGAAGTGAAGTTTATTCTCCTGGCAGGCTTCGTAGCGGTCGCTGTTGAGGCTATATCGATGGCGGCTGGCGAATTTTTATCTGAAGAAACTGAGCAAGATCTCAATCGCTCAAAGCGTCACTCCAGCCCTATTATTGGTGGAATTATTATGTTCGTGTCATATGCAGTCGCCGGGATGATTCCGATCTTGCCAATCCTGTTTTTCCCCATCGATCAGGCTATCTATGTCTCGATGATAGCCGCATTAGTCGGCCTATTTATACTTGGCCTCATTAAAGGCGCCCTAACTAAGCGACGCATTATAAGGAGTGGCATACAGGTCTTACTGGTTGGCGGTACGGCGGCAGCTATCGGATCTGCGGTTGGTATACTGTTTAAACAGTAG
- the mraY gene encoding phospho-N-acetylmuramoyl-pentapeptide-transferase, whose translation MQFDSMTNLLLPVLGFAFAGFVLAMVATPIFTTLAFKYKWWRKQRTQTVTGEKAKVFAKLHAEKHKRHIPTMAGSIVLISVAIITLATNMNRAETWLPLAAMALFGALGLVDDLSNILGFANRSGGLKARTQALALISLSAICAWWFYTKLGYNMMHVPAVGDFSIGWLYIPLFILVVFSTAKSVSITDGLDGLAGGLLSIAYGSYAIIAFFSGLYALAAFCATIVGAMLAYTWFNIYPARFFMGQVGSTALGATLGVIAMLTNSVFVLPIIGMVFVLEAGSSAVQIFSKKVLGRKIFRSAPLHHHLEAIGWPETKVTMRLWIIGAIMGCLGLLIGLIARG comes from the coding sequence ATGCAATTTGATTCTATGACCAATCTTCTTTTACCAGTACTTGGGTTCGCATTTGCTGGATTTGTACTGGCTATGGTGGCAACACCTATTTTTACAACCTTAGCCTTTAAGTATAAGTGGTGGCGCAAGCAGCGCACTCAGACAGTAACCGGTGAAAAAGCTAAGGTTTTTGCAAAGCTTCATGCTGAAAAGCATAAGCGTCACATACCAACCATGGCCGGATCGATTGTGTTGATTTCGGTTGCAATTATTACGTTGGCTACTAATATGAACCGAGCTGAGACATGGTTGCCGTTGGCTGCCATGGCATTATTTGGCGCCCTGGGCTTAGTTGATGATTTGTCTAATATATTGGGCTTTGCTAATCGCAGTGGTGGCTTAAAGGCGCGTACTCAAGCCCTGGCCCTCATTAGCTTGTCGGCTATTTGTGCCTGGTGGTTTTACACAAAATTAGGTTATAACATGATGCACGTACCAGCAGTGGGAGATTTTTCAATCGGCTGGTTATACATACCGCTCTTTATTTTGGTAGTATTTTCTACGGCAAAATCTGTCTCTATTACTGATGGCTTGGATGGGCTGGCTGGTGGATTGCTTTCCATTGCTTATGGTTCATACGCAATTATTGCATTCTTTTCTGGCCTATATGCCTTAGCCGCATTCTGTGCCACCATTGTCGGCGCCATGCTGGCCTACACTTGGTTTAATATTTATCCGGCTCGATTTTTTATGGGGCAGGTTGGATCAACTGCGCTAGGTGCCACGCTGGGTGTTATCGCAATGTTGACTAATTCAGTCTTTGTATTGCCAATTATTGGGATGGTGTTTGTGTTAGAGGCTGGGTCTAGTGCTGTGCAAATTTTTTCTAAAAAAGTATTGGGCAGAAAAATATTTCGCTCGGCACCACTACATCACCACTTAGAGGCAATCGGTTGGCCGGAGACAAAGGTTACGATGCGCCTCTGGATAATTGGCGCAATTATGGGGTGTTTGGGGCTACTGATTGGGCTAATTGCCCGTGGTTAA
- the rsmH gene encoding 16S rRNA (cytosine(1402)-N(4))-methyltransferase RsmH yields the protein MTQRHIPVLQREVLDALRPANGETYVDLTAGFGGHAQLVLDKLGSNGSAYLIDQDQAALQALYEKFHADRRVHIYRANFAELDWSALSSPDCILADIGVSSVQLDDATRGFSFRHDAPLDMRMDQSRGQTAAELIAEISELDLANLIWRYGEEKKSRQIARAIIMERATRPITTTTQLAELVRAQFPGGYHRIDPATRTFQALRIVVNQELVMLERMLDYALVALAPGGRLAVISFHSLEDRIIKQKMRDITRDLCDTITGQALQESQFRLVTKRPIIPADNEIAYNPRARSAKLRVVEKKK from the coding sequence ATGACACAGCGACACATTCCTGTATTACAGCGAGAGGTTTTAGATGCATTGCGTCCAGCCAACGGAGAAACCTATGTTGATCTAACGGCTGGCTTTGGCGGACACGCTCAGCTTGTTTTAGATAAGCTTGGCAGTAATGGATCGGCCTACTTGATTGACCAAGATCAAGCCGCCCTGCAGGCATTGTATGAAAAATTTCACGCAGATCGACGAGTGCATATTTATCGAGCCAATTTTGCCGAGCTTGATTGGAGTGCGCTATCGTCACCCGATTGTATTTTGGCTGATATTGGAGTAAGCAGTGTGCAGTTAGATGATGCGACCAGGGGATTTTCTTTTCGGCATGATGCACCCCTTGATATGCGAATGGATCAGAGCCGGGGGCAGACAGCAGCTGAGTTAATTGCTGAAATTAGCGAACTGGATCTAGCTAATTTAATTTGGCGCTATGGTGAAGAAAAAAAATCACGTCAAATTGCACGAGCAATCATCATGGAGCGTGCAACCAGACCAATAACTACCACGACTCAGCTGGCCGAGTTGGTGAGAGCTCAGTTCCCAGGTGGCTATCATCGAATTGATCCTGCTACACGGACTTTTCAGGCCTTACGTATCGTCGTAAACCAGGAACTTGTAATGTTGGAGCGCATGCTCGACTACGCCTTGGTGGCCTTGGCTCCCGGCGGGCGCTTAGCTGTAATTAGCTTTCATTCTTTAGAAGATCGCATAATTAAGCAAAAAATGCGTGACATTACGCGCGATCTATGCGATACTATTACAGGACAAGCATTACAGGAATCACAGTTTCGCTTGGTTACCAAAAGGCCAATAATTCCGGCCGACAATGAAATTGCTTACAATCCACGTGCCCGGAGTGCAAAACTCCGAGTCGTCGAAAAGAAAAAATAA
- the murG gene encoding undecaprenyldiphospho-muramoylpentapeptide beta-N-acetylglucosaminyltransferase, which produces MRIVVSGGGTGGHVTPVLALCVALRKLSKEPVAIDFIGSGSEMERQLAEENGLMYHAIRSGKLRRYGRGAGELLDVRTITANTRDAWRLTRGLSDARQLLRKLNPDVVFVKGGYVGLPVGLAARRLKLPLVIHESDTVMGMTNRVLSTYAQVVATGFPADSLHNIKSTARVVATGNPVRQAVLGGNRVRAQRHFGLDGARPTILFIGGSLGAHAINQAVFSVIDNLVETYNVIHQTGDREIDAAMFRRQKLADQVRNHYVPQAFFQAELADAYALADIVVTRCGANVLAELALLSKPTILVPLPNSANGHQLKNAQYLLKKGAARMIEQSKLTPITLRATIDNLADSASDQKYLGQALHRLAEPDAAERLAEIILSIGGQIL; this is translated from the coding sequence ATGCGGATAGTCGTATCGGGCGGCGGGACCGGCGGTCACGTCACACCGGTTTTGGCCCTGTGCGTGGCGCTCAGAAAACTTTCTAAAGAACCGGTTGCAATAGACTTTATTGGATCTGGTTCAGAAATGGAGCGTCAACTAGCTGAAGAGAATGGCTTGATGTATCACGCTATTCGCAGCGGTAAGTTACGTCGTTATGGGCGTGGCGCAGGGGAACTATTAGACGTACGTACAATCACCGCCAACACGCGCGATGCCTGGCGATTGACTAGGGGCCTGTCAGATGCTCGTCAACTACTAAGAAAGCTCAACCCCGATGTTGTATTTGTGAAGGGTGGTTATGTTGGTCTTCCGGTTGGTTTGGCGGCCCGGCGCTTAAAACTACCCTTGGTAATTCATGAGTCAGATACTGTCATGGGGATGACAAATCGAGTTCTGTCTACATATGCTCAGGTGGTAGCAACTGGCTTTCCGGCCGATAGTCTACACAACATAAAGTCGACGGCTCGAGTGGTTGCTACCGGTAACCCAGTGCGACAGGCGGTTCTAGGTGGTAATCGTGTGCGGGCTCAGCGACATTTCGGACTAGATGGCGCACGCCCCACAATATTATTTATTGGTGGATCATTGGGGGCCCATGCAATTAATCAGGCTGTTTTTAGTGTAATTGATAATCTGGTAGAGACTTATAATGTTATCCATCAGACGGGCGATCGAGAAATTGATGCTGCGATGTTCCGTCGCCAAAAGCTAGCCGATCAGGTGCGTAACCACTATGTTCCCCAGGCTTTTTTCCAAGCCGAACTAGCCGATGCTTACGCGTTAGCGGATATTGTGGTGACACGCTGTGGGGCTAATGTTTTAGCGGAGTTAGCATTACTATCAAAGCCAACTATTCTGGTACCACTACCTAATTCGGCCAATGGTCATCAGCTTAAAAATGCTCAATATTTATTAAAAAAAGGGGCTGCACGTATGATCGAGCAGTCTAAACTCACACCAATTACTCTGCGTGCCACTATCGATAATCTAGCTGATTCAGCTAGCGACCAGAAATATCTCGGACAGGCCTTGCATCGACTAGCCGAGCCTGATGCAGCGGAGCGATTAGCGGAGATAATTTTAAGCATTGGTGGTCAAATATTATGA
- the ftsW gene encoding putative lipid II flippase FtsW, whose amino-acid sequence MVKVSRLLKEVRERPHHRPDYLFGLLVLLLVGIGMIVIYSTGSIVNFNITGGASDRNSFFQKQLVSVVLGVVFWIIASRIHYSHWRKWALPMLIVSFVLMLLVFVPGLSANVNGASRWIKLGTLSFQPAEFLKLSLVFYLAAWLEDRRDSLRSFTKGLLPFLAVLGITLLLVVVLQRDLGTGIVIISIALSVLLVSDAPLWIFGAGLGSMIGAAVLTIVMFPYRLARLSTFLNHKDDVTGADYHINQALIALGSGGLIGRGLGNSLQSYGYLPEATNDSVYAIIGEQFGLWGTMGVVAIFSLIGWRGFRIAKMAPDRFSRMVAVGLTVWLLTQAFVNISAMLSIIPLTGIPLPFISYGGTSLIATMIGVGVLQNISRYTEREQSYADSRIGRRDRRSRHTGFGPVRGAQKTF is encoded by the coding sequence GTGGTTAAAGTATCACGTCTTTTAAAAGAAGTCCGTGAACGCCCGCATCACCGTCCTGATTATTTGTTCGGCTTACTAGTACTGTTGCTGGTTGGTATTGGTATGATCGTAATTTATTCCACTGGATCAATTGTGAATTTTAATATTACCGGTGGAGCCAGTGATCGCAATTCATTTTTTCAAAAGCAGTTAGTGAGTGTGGTACTAGGTGTGGTGTTTTGGATTATTGCCTCACGAATTCATTACAGCCACTGGCGTAAGTGGGCGCTGCCGATGTTAATCGTTTCATTTGTCTTAATGTTGTTGGTATTTGTGCCGGGCCTGTCAGCTAACGTCAACGGGGCGAGTCGCTGGATTAAGTTGGGTACCCTAAGTTTTCAGCCGGCTGAGTTTTTAAAGCTCTCACTGGTGTTTTATTTGGCAGCCTGGTTGGAGGATCGACGCGATAGCTTACGTTCTTTTACGAAAGGGCTACTACCATTTTTGGCTGTCTTGGGTATAACTCTCTTACTTGTAGTGGTACTGCAACGCGATTTGGGTACAGGCATAGTTATTATTAGTATTGCTCTATCGGTGTTATTGGTGTCGGACGCACCATTGTGGATTTTTGGAGCAGGTTTGGGCTCAATGATCGGGGCGGCTGTTCTAACAATTGTGATGTTTCCGTATCGTTTGGCTCGACTTTCAACTTTCTTGAATCATAAAGACGATGTGACTGGAGCTGATTATCACATTAATCAGGCGCTAATTGCCTTGGGTAGTGGCGGTTTAATTGGTCGAGGGCTAGGCAATAGCTTGCAGTCTTATGGCTATCTACCGGAAGCAACCAATGACTCAGTCTATGCAATTATTGGCGAGCAATTTGGCCTATGGGGGACTATGGGGGTGGTGGCCATATTCTCTTTAATTGGCTGGCGAGGTTTTAGAATTGCTAAAATGGCACCAGATCGGTTTAGTCGAATGGTAGCCGTTGGGCTAACCGTCTGGCTTCTAACTCAAGCTTTTGTCAATATCTCGGCTATGCTTAGTATTATTCCTCTAACCGGCATTCCACTCCCGTTCATAAGTTATGGTGGCACCAGTCTAATTGCAACGATGATTGGGGTGGGGGTTTTGCAGAATATTTCACGTTATACAGAAAGGGAACAGTCTTATGCGGATAGTCGTATCGGGCGGCGGGACCGGCGGTCACGTCACACCGGTTTTGGCCCTGTGCGTGGCGCTCAGAAAACTTTCTAA